In Alkalibaculum bacchi, a genomic segment contains:
- a CDS encoding PRD domain-containing protein — protein MVDLNHYIFEETGIPCVSITPVSLNSVLHVVEIAEKKESSIDDFKDITTLFLHDSMNDSANLVGFSNYFLFEFSQKVLSQNLLFLDVNKASRALTSALANIYRELQMDYSDEITIRFLHHCSFMIERVVKNEALIFKSTKKIIESNKEIYQSIERNLTPVSQQFGITIPPNELAMVSIIFLDVQSYE, from the coding sequence ATGGTGGACTTAAATCATTATATTTTTGAAGAAACGGGAATCCCATGCGTATCCATTACTCCAGTATCGCTAAACTCCGTCCTTCATGTAGTAGAAATTGCTGAGAAGAAAGAAAGCAGTATTGACGATTTTAAGGATATCACCACACTTTTCCTTCATGACTCTATGAACGACTCTGCTAATTTAGTAGGATTTTCAAATTATTTCCTTTTTGAATTTTCTCAAAAAGTTTTATCCCAGAACTTGCTTTTTTTAGATGTGAACAAAGCTAGCAGAGCTTTAACATCTGCTTTAGCAAATATATATAGAGAATTACAAATGGATTATTCAGACGAGATTACAATACGCTTTCTTCATCACTGTTCTTTCATGATTGAAAGAGTTGTTAAAAACGAAGCCCTGATTTTTAAAAGCACAAAGAAAATTATAGAGTCTAACAAGGAGATCTATCAATCAATTGAACGGAATCTTACACCAGTCAGCCAACAGTTTGGTATCACCATTCCACCTAACGAACTTGCTATGGTTTCAATAATCTTTTTAGATGTACAGTCTTACGAATAA